The Opitutus sp. ER46 genome segment ACACCACATCGCTCCGCCTGCTCCACCTCGACTCCAGCATCACGGGCGAGAACTCGGTCTCGCGCCTGCTCACGGCCGAAGTCGTCGCCGCCGAACAGCATCTGCACCCGCAGCTCAGCGTCACCTACCGCGACCTCGCGGCCCAGCCGCTGGCCCATCTTTCCGCCGGGCATCTGGCCGGGTCGCCCGAGACGGCGGCCGAGCGCGCGGCGGGCGCTGCCGCGCTCGAGGAGTTCCTCGCCGCCGACATCGTCGTGATCGGCGCGCCCATGTACAACTTCGGCATTCCGTCGCAGCTCAAGGCCTGGTTCGACCGCGTGGCGGTGGCCGGAAAGACCTTCGAATACACCAGCAGCGGTCCGCGCGGGCTCGCGGGCAACAAGCGCGTGATCGTCGTCTCCTCCCGCGGCGGCGCCTACGCGCAGACGCCGCTCGAGGTCCTCGATCACCAGGAGTCCTATCTCCGCGCCGTGCTCGGCTTCCTCGGCATCACCGACATCACGTTCGTCCGCGCGGAGAACACCTCCCGCGCGGCGCTCCGGGCCGCCTCGCTCGCCGCGGCGCGTTCGCAGATCGCCCAACTCGCGGCCTGATCCCGCCCGCACCGGGCGTCCCCGCCCCCTTGCCGCGCCCGGCCGGACGGGCATCCTGCCCCGCATGATTCGCCACCTGCACCGCGAGCAGTTCGTTGCCGGCGATCCGGCGCGCATCTGGGATTTCTTCTGCGCGCCCGGCAACCTCGACACCCTCACCCCGCCGCAACTCCGGTTCCGGATCGTCGGGGATCCGCCGGCCCGCATGTACGCGGGGCAGATGATCGAGTACCGCGTCGGCATCCTACCGGGGGTGTGGACGCGCTGGCTCACGGAGATCACGCACGTGCGCGCGGGCGAATACTTCGTTGATGAGCAGCGGATCGGCCCATACCGCCTCTGGCATCACGAGCACCGTTTCGCACCGGTCGTCGGCGGGCTGCAGATGACCGACCACGTGACTTATGATGTCGGCTGGGGACCGGCCGGCGCGCTCGCCGAGCGCCTCTGGGTGCGCGGCCAGCTCCGGCGGATTTTCGACTACCGGCACGATCGGATTGCCGCGCTCTTTCCCACCTGACCTCGCCGGCGGCGCCGCCGCGGATACTCCACGGCGGCGCACCAGCGCAGGCAGTCAGACTGCCGCCGCGCCCAGTTTCTGCTGATAGAACGGGTGGAGCACGGCGAACGCCGCCCAGAACTTGGGACGCGGGGCGGCGGCCAGTTGCGCCCACAGGTGATCAAGGTGGATGTGCCAGCCGCTCGCGAACTCCGCGATCGACGCGAGATCCTCCCCGCGGGAGCGGTGCGTCACCACCAGCAGCACGTCCTCCCCCTGGGTGGTCAGCTCGAAGGTAACGTCGGAGCTCGAGCCAAACGTGTAGCTCAACACGTGCGGTGGCTCCCAGCGCAGCACGGCTCCCGACATCCGCGTGCCGGGATCATGATGCTCGCGATAGCCTTCCGGCGGCACCTCGTCGGGGGCGAGGTTCGCATGCCGGAAGTACAGCTCCATCTTGCCGCCCGCACGCGGCTCCATCGGCCCGCCGGCGAACCAGCGGCTGCGCTTGTCCGGATCGGTCAGGTACTCCCAGACCCGCTCGATTGGCCCCGGGAGCGTGCGCACGAGGCGCACCTCGCCGGGCGCGGGAAAGCGGGCGGGTTGGGCGTTCATCTGTGGGTGGGTCTTCATGTGGGTACCGTGGGTTGTCTGGCTTCGTCTGTGGGTTATGGCTTTCGTTTTCGCTGGTCCTCGGCCCGCAACTCCCGCTCGAGGGCGTCGAGGCGGCGGCTCCAGAGCTGGCGCTGGCGCTGCAGCCACGCGTCGAGTTCGTCGAACGCGGCGGGGTTGAGGGACTGGATGCGAGTCTTTCCCTCCGCCCGGGTCGCAATGAGCCCGGCTTCACGAAGGACATTCAGGTGCTGCGAAATGGCGGGCGCGCTCAGATCGAATTCCTCGACCAGTTCGCCCGCGGTGCGGTCGCGCGCCGCCAGCAGCTCAACAATGCGGCGACGCGTCGGATCGGCGATGGCGGCAAGGCTCTGCATGCCGGAACAATTAAGACGATGCTTAATTAAGCAAATGATAAATCGACGATCGCGACCAAGCCGCGCGTCCCCAGCGGCTAACGACCGAAATCCGGGCGAAGTCAGTACGATTGGAAGAACCAGGCGATCGCCGGCACGGCATCGGGCGTTGCCAGCCCGAAAGGCACCCCACGGTAAAACTCGGCGTAGTCGCGCAGCGCATCGCGCGCCGGACTCCAACACCACGTGTCACCGCGGCGCACGAAACGGAAGACCCGCCGCAGCGTCCGGACGTCCGTCGGTTCCGCAAAGCGCAACTCCAGGGCGCACGAGGCCCGGTCCGAACGCAGCGACGTCTGGCGCGACTTCGTTTCGGCCGGCGGCATCTCCTGGCTGACGAAGACCGCCAGCATGCGTGCCGGCGAACGGTAGTAGGCGCGTCCCGACTCGGGCAGCGCGGCGAAGAGAACCCGCATCGGCTCGAGCGCCGGGTCGTCGGGATCTAGACACACCGCAATGGCATCGGGGTCGTGGCGGTGGCGGGCCCAGAGCAGGGTCTCCAGGCACGCCATCGCAGACGCCCGACCGGCGTTGCGCCAGAGCGGCGCCGCGGAGCCGGGCGCCAGGGGCTCCGTTCCCGGCGGCGGTGCGGGAGGTGGCGCTGGCAACCAGAGATGCTTCGGTTCGGCCATGGCCTGGAAGCTCACCGTCCGCCGCCCCCGGCCCGGCGCGTCGACGAGGCAATCAAACGCTCGTCCCGCCCGCAGCGCCTCCTGGAGCACGGCGCGCAACCCATAGATCGAGTACGCGTTCATCCCCTTGCCCGCCACTCCCAGGAGTTCATCTCCAGCGCGCAAGCCGCTGCGAAACGCAGGTGACGCCGGATTTACCGCGGTGATCTGGCAACGCACATTGTGCGCCCCGACCAGAGACCCCAGGTTGCCGTGAATCACGCCATGGGTGCCGAGCGTGCGAAAGACATCTCCCTTCACTGCGACCGCCTCCATCTGCACCGGCGGCGGCTCCACCGCGTCCACCCCCTCCGCGGCCTGGGCAGCCCGTTCCAGGCCGGCAAACGGTCCGACAAAAAATAGGATCAACCGCAGCAGCGGCGGGAAACGACTCGGAGCCATAGGCACGCTGGCGACAAGCCGGCCCGCCGGCCGGTTCCATGCACGCCGGGCCGCGCTCGCTCGCGTCCGGCCACGTCACGTATCCGTGACGTCAGCGAACCAGCAGCCTCTGGCGGCGCCACGCCCGGGGCGGGCGCAATCCCGGCGGGCGACACCGCGCGACCGCGCCGTCCGGCCGGGGCACCGCTCAGCGCACGACCTGCGGCACGCGCAGGATCGCGCCCTCGGCGGCGCTGGTGACCATGCTGGCGTAGCGGGCCAACCAGCCGGAGAGCTTCGGCTGGCGTTTACGCCACGGCGCCTGCGCCCGGCGGCGCTCCAGCGTGAGTTCGTCCACGGCGAGCCGGAGCGCACGGTGCGGGATGTCGATCTCGATGATGTCGCCGGGCTCGATCAGGGCGATCGCGCCCCCGGCCGCAGCCTCCGGGGAAACGTGCCCGATCGCGCCACCCCGCGTGGCGCCGGAGAAGCGGCCGTCCGTAATCAACGCCACGGACTCGGCCAGCCCGCGGCCGGCGAGCGCGGCGGTGGGCGCCAGCATTTCCTGCATGCCGGGGCCGCCGCACGGGCCTTCATAGCGGATCACCACCACCTGCCCCGCCTGAACCTTGCCGCAGAGGATGCCGATGCGCGCCTCCTCCTCGGACTCGAAAATCACCGCCGGCCCGCGGAACGTCATCATCGACGGCGCCACGCCGGCCGCCTTTACCACCGAGCCTTCGGGGGCCAGGTTGCCGTAGAGCACCGCGAGTCCGCCGCGCTCCGAGTAGGGCTGCGCGAGCGGGTGGATCACCTCGGGGTCACGCACCTCCGCCGCCTGCAACTGGGCGCCGAGCGTCTGGCCGGAGACCATCGCCGCCTCGAGGTGCAGCAGGCCGGGCCGCGTGCTCAGCGTCTTCAGAATCGCCGGAATGCCACCGGCGCGGTCGATGTCCTCCATGTGATGCACGCCCGACGGCGCGACCTTGCAGATGTGCGGCACGCGCTCGGAAACGGCGTTCAACTCGTCGAGTCGCAGGTCGACCCCGGCCTCCCGCGCGATCGCCAGCGCGTGCAGGATGGTGTTGGACGACCCGCCCATCGCCATGTCGAGCGCCAGCGCGTTCTCGAACGCCGCGCGGGTGAGGATGTCCGACGGCCGCACCTGGTCCCGCACGAGGGCGACGATGCGCTGGCCGGCGGCGCGGAATAGGGCGTCGCGCTTCGGGTCGGTCGCGAGCACGGTGCCATTGCCGGGCAGCGCGATGCCGAGCGCCTCGCAAAGGCAGTTCATCGAGTTCGCGGTGAACATGCCGGAGCAGGAACCGCAGGAGGGGCAGGCAAACCGCTCGATCTCGGTGAGCTCCGCCTCGGTGATCGCCTGGCGGGAGAACTGGCCGACGGCCTCGGACACCGACGCAAAGTCGAGCACGCGGCCGGACGACGGGATGCGGCCGGCCTGCATCGGCCCGCCGGAGACGAAGATCGCCGGCAGGTTGACCCGGGCCACGGCCATGAGCATGCCCGGAACGATCTTGTCGCAGTTCGGGATGCAGACGACGCCGTCGAAGCAGTGCGCCCGCAACATGGTCTCCATGCAGTCCGCAATGAGTTCCCGCGACGCCAGCGAGTACTTCATGCCGCTGTGGCCCATCGCGATGCCGTCATCGACCCCGATGGTGTTGAACTCGAAGGGCACGCCGCCGGCGGCGCGGATGGCCTCGCGCACCTTGCGGCCAACGACATCGAGATGCGCATGCCCCGGGATGATTTGCACAAAGGAGTTTGCGACCGCGATGAACGGCTTATCCCAGTCCGCCTCGGACTGGATCGCGCCGGTGGCGCGGAGCAGGGAGCGTTGAGGGGCCCGGAGGGGTCCGCGCTTGATGGTGTCGCTGGTGGCCATCCCGCGATCGTAGCGGACCGTCAGCCATAACAAAACTACCACCTTTTCCGTTCTGTGATACCATCCTGGTATGGACTATAACCTGCGTGAGCTGGAGTGCTTCACCGCCGCGGCGGAGGAGCTGTCGTTCACCCGCGCCGCCGCGAAGCTGCATCTGGCGCAGCCGCCGCTCTCGCGCCACATCCGGGCGCTCGAGGAGAAAGTCGGCGCGGAGCTGTTCCAGCGCGGGAAGCGCGGCGTGGCGCTGACGCCGGCGGGGGCCTTGTTCTACGAGGAGACGCGCATGGTGCTGCCGCAGCTCGTGCGCGCCGGCGAGGCGGTGCGGCGGTCGGCGTCAGGCGAGACCAGCCGGTTGCGGCTGGGCTTCGTCAGCGCGGTGCTCGGCCCCGAGCTGGTGCACGTGTTTCGCGCCTTTCGGGAGCAGCACCCGAACGTGCAACTGATGGTGCAGGACAGTCCACCGGCCGAGCAGCTGGCCGCGATGGCGCAGGGCACGCTCGACGGCGGGTTTGTCGGGCTGCACC includes the following:
- a CDS encoding metalloregulator ArsR/SmtB family transcription factor, which codes for MQSLAAIADPTRRRIVELLAARDRTAGELVEEFDLSAPAISQHLNVLREAGLIATRAEGKTRIQSLNPAAFDELDAWLQRQRQLWSRRLDALERELRAEDQRKRKP
- a CDS encoding NAD(P)H-dependent oxidoreductase, giving the protein MNTTSLRLLHLDSSITGENSVSRLLTAEVVAAEQHLHPQLSVTYRDLAAQPLAHLSAGHLAGSPETAAERAAGAAALEEFLAADIVVIGAPMYNFGIPSQLKAWFDRVAVAGKTFEYTSSGPRGLAGNKRVIVVSSRGGAYAQTPLEVLDHQESYLRAVLGFLGITDITFVRAENTSRAALRAASLAAARSQIAQLAA
- a CDS encoding SRPBCC family protein; translation: MKTHPQMNAQPARFPAPGEVRLVRTLPGPIERVWEYLTDPDKRSRWFAGGPMEPRAGGKMELYFRHANLAPDEVPPEGYREHHDPGTRMSGAVLRWEPPHVLSYTFGSSSDVTFELTTQGEDVLLVVTHRSRGEDLASIAEFASGWHIHLDHLWAQLAAAPRPKFWAAFAVLHPFYQQKLGAAAV
- a CDS encoding LysR substrate-binding domain-containing protein, whose amino-acid sequence is MDYNLRELECFTAAAEELSFTRAAAKLHLAQPPLSRHIRALEEKVGAELFQRGKRGVALTPAGALFYEETRMVLPQLVRAGEAVRRSASGETSRLRLGFVSAVLGPELVHVFRAFREQHPNVQLMVQDSPPAEQLAAMAQGTLDGGFVGLHPAGATPGVQFVPWQEEPLLCFVPAGHPLAHRRQIELRQLAGEPMIAVSSESAPAFAEYIRELCRQAKFRPRIVLEAPRAQAVGVMVAAGCGVALLPASLGRVVGKAAPGLPLAEHPRIVHVFARRSGILSGVMKDFVSCFAR
- the ilvD gene encoding dihydroxy-acid dehydratase — translated: MATSDTIKRGPLRAPQRSLLRATGAIQSEADWDKPFIAVANSFVQIIPGHAHLDVVGRKVREAIRAAGGVPFEFNTIGVDDGIAMGHSGMKYSLASRELIADCMETMLRAHCFDGVVCIPNCDKIVPGMLMAVARVNLPAIFVSGGPMQAGRIPSSGRVLDFASVSEAVGQFSRQAITEAELTEIERFACPSCGSCSGMFTANSMNCLCEALGIALPGNGTVLATDPKRDALFRAAGQRIVALVRDQVRPSDILTRAAFENALALDMAMGGSSNTILHALAIAREAGVDLRLDELNAVSERVPHICKVAPSGVHHMEDIDRAGGIPAILKTLSTRPGLLHLEAAMVSGQTLGAQLQAAEVRDPEVIHPLAQPYSERGGLAVLYGNLAPEGSVVKAAGVAPSMMTFRGPAVIFESEEEARIGILCGKVQAGQVVVIRYEGPCGGPGMQEMLAPTAALAGRGLAESVALITDGRFSGATRGGAIGHVSPEAAAGGAIALIEPGDIIEIDIPHRALRLAVDELTLERRRAQAPWRKRQPKLSGWLARYASMVTSAAEGAILRVPQVVR
- a CDS encoding PDZ domain-containing protein; amino-acid sequence: MAPSRFPPLLRLILFFVGPFAGLERAAQAAEGVDAVEPPPVQMEAVAVKGDVFRTLGTHGVIHGNLGSLVGAHNVRCQITAVNPASPAFRSGLRAGDELLGVAGKGMNAYSIYGLRAVLQEALRAGRAFDCLVDAPGRGRRTVSFQAMAEPKHLWLPAPPPAPPPGTEPLAPGSAAPLWRNAGRASAMACLETLLWARHRHDPDAIAVCLDPDDPALEPMRVLFAALPESGRAYYRSPARMLAVFVSQEMPPAETKSRQTSLRSDRASCALELRFAEPTDVRTLRRVFRFVRRGDTWCWSPARDALRDYAEFYRGVPFGLATPDAVPAIAWFFQSY
- a CDS encoding SRPBCC family protein, translating into MIRHLHREQFVAGDPARIWDFFCAPGNLDTLTPPQLRFRIVGDPPARMYAGQMIEYRVGILPGVWTRWLTEITHVRAGEYFVDEQRIGPYRLWHHEHRFAPVVGGLQMTDHVTYDVGWGPAGALAERLWVRGQLRRIFDYRHDRIAALFPT